TACAGTGTTAAAAACAACAGGTTTGAAGACCGGGTCAGCGGATTCTTGAGCAGAACGGAGAACATCATTAGCAAGGAGAACATGGAACCTGCGGTATATAAGTATTACTTCTATGATCATGCCGACATCGTTTACGAAGAGGTCTTAGGACTGGAAGAGTGGATGACAACTCCCTTCGAAAGTGCTGTAGCTGAAAATGAGATGACCCTGGAAGAGTGGATGACCACGCCCTTCGAAAGCAGGTTAACGGAGGAGGAGCTCACCATCGAACCCTGGATGCTTTCTCCATTCAATAGCTAAATAAAAATCCATTTCAGGATATTCATACAGACCTGGAATCTGTATATGTCAGGGAGGCTGTATCAAAAGGTACGGCCTCTTCCGCTTTAAAAGGGTGCCGAACCTTCAAAACCATCGTTCATGCCAATGTCATTGTTGGCCAATCCCCCCTCTTCCTGATTCATCTTCGAGGAGATCGTAAAGCCATTCTCGTCGTCATCTACCAGGGCCAGCGTATCGTCCATATCCACAAACTTGGCAAACTCACGCACAAATTTCAGATGAATATCTCCCGTAGGACCGTTCCTGTGCTTGGCAACAATGATCTCCGCAACCCCTTTCAGGGAGTTGCCTTCGTCGTCCATATCAATTCCGTAGTATTCCGGACGGTGTATAAACAGAACCAGGTCAGCGTCCTGTTCAATAGCCCCTGATTCCCGCAGGTCGGAAAGTTGTGGCCTTTTGTTCCCGGAACGCATCTCCACACTTCGGTTCAACTGCGACAGGGCAATAATGGGGATATCCAGCTCCTTGGCAATACTCTTCAGTGAACGCGAGATATTACTTACCTCCTGCTCCCGGCTGCCCGAATCTTTGGAACCGGTCATCAGCTGAAGGTAGTCTATCACCACTGCCTGAATATCATACTTCTGTTTCAGCCTCCTGCATTTGGCGCGGAACTCAAAGATGGAAATGGCTGGTGTATCATCCACATAGATCGGAGCTTTCTCCAGGTCCTTAATCTTATACTCCAACTGCTCCCACTCATAATTCTCGAGGCGCCCGGTCCGGATTTTATCCGAGGCCAGTTGGGTCTCTCCAATGATCAGGCGGTTCACCAGCTGAATGGAAGACATCTCCAGAGAGAAAAAGGCCACCGGACGATTATGATCCACTGCCATATTCCTGGCCATAGAGAGAACAAAAGCCGTCTTCCCCATGGAAGGACGTGCAGCCAGAATCACCAGGTCTGATTTCTGCCATCCGGAGGTTAACCGGTCCAGACGGGTAAAACCCGAAGGAACTCCACTCAGACTATCCTTTCTTTTCCCGGCCTCATCGATTTGTTCAAGAGCAATCTTAATCAGATTATTCAATTTGACAGTCTCCTTCTTGATATGGCCTTCAGCAATATTCAGCAACTCCCTTTCAGAAAAATCCAGGAGATCATCCACATCGGTGCCCTCATCAAATGCACGTTCCTGTATATCAGAGGAGACACGGATCAGCTCACGTTGAATATATTTCTGGGCCACAATTCGTGCATGGTATTCCAGGTGAGCTGCCGATCCTACCCTGGAGGTCAACTGTGAAATATAGACAGCTCCCCCTAATGCATCCAGTTGTTCTGTCTTTCTCAGCTCCTCAGTAACAGTGAGCAAATCAATAGGCTTTTCCGCCTGGGAAAGTGATTGCGCCACTTCAAATATACGTTGGTTAGCCTCCTTATAGAAACTGCCTGGCTCCAGGATATCCAGTACTGAAAGTATGGCATCCTTCTCCAGCATAATGGCTCCGAGAACAGCTTCCTCGAGATCAATTGCCTGAGGAGGAATTTTACCATAATCAAGGGCAATGGCAGGATTTTTTTTAAGGGTGTTGCTTTGCTGTTTAGCCATGAATTCTCGTATTGGGCTGTAAAGATAAGAAAGCACCCCCAGTGGTATGATGACCCTCCGGCTTACTTTTGCACACTGACTCCAAAGTTTTAATTAACAAATGTTGAAAAATGCAATATCTTTATGTGACATGATACTCTTTTCGCCGGCCAAGATCAACCTGGGATTACAGATCCTTGAACGCAGAGAGGATGGTTTTCATACGCTCCGGTCGGTCATGTATCCCACTGATCTATGTGATATCATCGAAATCAATCAGCTACCGGAAGGCAATCCTCCGGTCTGCTTCACCCAATCCGGAATCCGGTTTGATGCCGATCTGGAGGATAACCTTTGTATAAGAGCCTGGAAACTTCTGGCAAGCGAGTGTTCACTTCCTCCGGTTTCCATCCACCTTCACAAACAAATACCGGTGGGTGCCGGACTGGGAGGAGGATCTTCCAATGCATCCACGATCCTGAAAGGGCTGCATCAAATAGCGGGCTCCACTCTCCCGGCTGAAAAGATGGCGCAACTGGCAGGCCAGCTTGGAAGTGATTGTCCTTTCTTTCTCCAGGACGAGCCCATGATGATGGAAGGCAGGGGTGAGATCCTTAGCCAGGTGAAAGTCTCCCTGGATGATTTCTACCTGGTCTTGCTGTTTCCGGAGATACATATTTCGAGTGCTGAAGCCTATAGCACGGTCTCCCCTGCCATTCCGGAACAGCACCTCCGGCAACTGATCGAAAAACCAATTAATGAATGGAAAGAATCCATAGTCAATGACTTTGAGAAGAAAGCCTTTCGAAAAT
The genomic region above belongs to Bacteroidales bacterium and contains:
- the dnaB gene encoding replicative DNA helicase — translated: MAKQQSNTLKKNPAIALDYGKIPPQAIDLEEAVLGAIMLEKDAILSVLDILEPGSFYKEANQRIFEVAQSLSQAEKPIDLLTVTEELRKTEQLDALGGAVYISQLTSRVGSAAHLEYHARIVAQKYIQRELIRVSSDIQERAFDEGTDVDDLLDFSERELLNIAEGHIKKETVKLNNLIKIALEQIDEAGKRKDSLSGVPSGFTRLDRLTSGWQKSDLVILAARPSMGKTAFVLSMARNMAVDHNRPVAFFSLEMSSIQLVNRLIIGETQLASDKIRTGRLENYEWEQLEYKIKDLEKAPIYVDDTPAISIFEFRAKCRRLKQKYDIQAVVIDYLQLMTGSKDSGSREQEVSNISRSLKSIAKELDIPIIALSQLNRSVEMRSGNKRPQLSDLRESGAIEQDADLVLFIHRPEYYGIDMDDEGNSLKGVAEIIVAKHRNGPTGDIHLKFVREFAKFVDMDDTLALVDDDENGFTISSKMNQEEGGLANNDIGMNDGFEGSAPF
- the ispE gene encoding 4-(cytidine 5'-diphospho)-2-C-methyl-D-erythritol kinase, translating into MILFSPAKINLGLQILERREDGFHTLRSVMYPTDLCDIIEINQLPEGNPPVCFTQSGIRFDADLEDNLCIRAWKLLASECSLPPVSIHLHKQIPVGAGLGGGSSNASTILKGLHQIAGSTLPAEKMAQLAGQLGSDCPFFLQDEPMMMEGRGEILSQVKVSLDDFYLVLLFPEIHISSAEAYSTVSPAIPEQHLRQLIEKPINEWKESIVNDFEKKAFRKYPILEKLKHSLYNSGARYASMSGSGSALYGIFETLPDFPGLLRRFMIWKGPA